The following proteins are co-located in the Hemiscyllium ocellatum isolate sHemOce1 chromosome 47, sHemOce1.pat.X.cur, whole genome shotgun sequence genome:
- the LOC132836760 gene encoding vascular endothelial growth factor A-like — translation MCRTSFLLHPAAALLLFMPICQLSKYTPGVMPFEEVWNRSHCRTIEVLVDVAREFPNEAEYIFKPSCVPLLRCAGCCGDEKLRCTVREMYNVTIQVIKLKPLDHVTSQEEKIFTEHSSCECRRRRKRLKSDRRNNKKKGQRRRTKIGDMPELNQCPSMSRRHLQAV, via the exons ATGTGTCGGACCAGCTTCTTACTCCATCCAGCTGCTGCTTTGCTGCTGTTCATGCCCATCTGTCAG CTGTCTAAATACACTCCAGGAG TGATGCCATTTGAGGAGGTTTGGAATCGCAGTCACTGTCGGACCATTGAGGTTTTGGTGGATGTTGCTCGAGAGTTTCCGAACGAGGCGGAGTATATCTTCAAGCCCTCCTGCGTACCCCTCCTACGATGTGCTGGCTGCTGTGGCGATGAGAAGTTACGCTGCACGGTACGGGAGATGTACAACGTAACGATACAG GTCATTAAATTGAAACCTTTGGATCatgtgactagccaagaggagAAGATCTTCACTGAGCACAGCAGCTGTGAATGTCG ACGGCGACGGAAGAGGTTGAAAAGTGACAG gagAAACAACAAGAAGAAAGGTCAGAGGCGACGGACAAAGATAGGAGACATGCCTGAGCTTAACCA ATGCCCCTCAATGAGTAGGAGGCACCTCCAAGCAGTCTGA